In one Streptomyces sp. NBC_01241 genomic region, the following are encoded:
- a CDS encoding NUDIX domain-containing protein, which produces MHTRVTGIVIEDGNILLLNQDTDGPRSWSLPGGKVEDGETLEEALVREMREEAGAEVEIGRLLYLCDNTGAHVVHITFEARLVGGRVGDAVEGADTRPIRGVEFVALDDLPSRGFSDVFVKLCRDRFPDAGLYMGPKSAIGL; this is translated from the coding sequence ATGCATACACGTGTGACGGGCATCGTCATCGAGGACGGCAACATCCTCCTGCTGAACCAGGACACCGACGGCCCCCGGTCCTGGTCCTTGCCCGGAGGCAAGGTCGAGGACGGCGAGACCCTTGAAGAAGCGCTGGTCAGGGAAATGCGAGAGGAAGCCGGCGCCGAGGTGGAGATCGGCCGGCTTCTGTACCTGTGCGACAACACGGGTGCTCACGTCGTGCACATCACCTTCGAGGCCCGCCTCGTGGGCGGGCGGGTCGGGGATGCAGTGGAGGGTGCGGACACGCGGCCGATCCGGGGCGTCGAGTTCGTGGCGCTGGACGACCTGCCGAGCCGCGGATTCAGTGACGTGTTCGTGAAGCTGTGCCGGGACCGCTTCCCGGATGCCGGGTTGTACATGGGGCCGAAGTCCGCCATCGGGCTATGA